In a single window of the Nicotiana tomentosiformis chromosome 8, ASM39032v3, whole genome shotgun sequence genome:
- the LOC138897074 gene encoding uncharacterized protein, translated as MLKQIQVNIPLIGALKEMPGYAKMMKDLTSRKFDFQDLATVTLTQTCSAVVTRPIAEKLSDPGSFTIPCTIGNYAFAKALCAIYKRLGIGRARPTSMLLQLANRTVKRPSGILDDVLVHMGKFVFPVDFVILDCQVDEEISIILGRPFLATGRALIDFETGELKMRLNDEEITLMCRNLCGDPMSLLTVL; from the coding sequence ATGTTGAAGCAAATTCAGGTGAACATTCCGTTGATTGGCGCATTAAAGgaaatgcctggttatgcaaaaatgatgaaggacttgacgtctcgtaagtttgactttcaagacttggccacAGTTACACTGACTCAGACATGTAGTGCTGTTGTGACaagacccatagctgagaagttatctgatccagggagtttcacaatcccatgcacaataggcaactatgcgtttgctaaggcactttgtgctatctacaaaaggttaggcattggaagagctagaCCCACGTCTATGTTATTACAGCTGGCCAACCGGacagtgaagaggccctctggtatccttgatgatgtattagtacaTATGGGAAAGTTTGTTTTTCCagtagattttgtcattctagactgccaggttgacgaggagatttcgataattttgggaaggccattcttggccactgggagagcCCTAATTGATTTTGAAACTGGGGAGCTAAAGATGAGACTGAACGATGAAGAGATAACTTTAATGTGCAGAAATCTGTGCGGTGACCCAATGAGTTTGCTAACTGTTCTCTGA
- the LOC138897075 gene encoding uncharacterized protein produces the protein MFLRKFVPQSLRDAWRAKFEQLHQGTMSVSEYAVRFNYLARHPPALVATVRERVRRFIEGLKHDVQFSTARELESDISFQQVVWIACRVKGMWDQEREDRSSHERGVRRGQEREDREVRRPRRLERSTCPYFGGRVRHGRGFVGQPVQFALPVLHDVSGTHGSHGTRTAQFPQPHHQKGCFEYGDTIHMVRDCPRLQIDVSQWGIQDSNAFQLGSAVPFPSLQL, from the exons ATGTTCCTGAGAAAGTTTGTACCTCAatcccttcgggatgcatggcgtgcgaagtttgagcagttgcaccagggcactatgtcagtatcagagtatgccgttaggtTCAATTATTTGGCCAGACAtccacctgctttggtcgctacagttagagagcgtgtccgtagattcattgaggggctcaagcATGATGTTCAGTTCAGCacggctcgggagttagagtctgatatttcatttcagcaggtggtatgGATCGCTTGCCGAGTGAAGGgtatgtgggatcaggagagagaggacaggagTAGCCATGAGAGAGGGGTCAggcgaggtcaggagagagaggacagggaagtgaggaggcctcgtaggcTAGAGAGATCTACttgtccttattttggaggcagggtacgacatggtagaggttttgtgggtcagccagttcagtttgcacttccaGTTTTGCACGATGTTTCAGGTACTCATGGGTCTCACGGTACCCGTACTGCACAGTTTCCACAGCCACATCACCAGAAAGGTTGCTTTGAGTATGGAGATACcatccacatggtgagagattgtcccagactccagATAGATGTGTCACAGTGGGGTATTCAG GACAGCAATGCTTTTCAACTTGGTTCTGCTGTTCCATTTCCTTCTCTTCAGCTGTGA